The following coding sequences lie in one Bacteroides helcogenes P 36-108 genomic window:
- the murQ gene encoding N-acetylmuramic acid 6-phosphate etherase: MAFVKISEQASLYNDLEKKSVREILEDINTEDRKVALAVQKAIPQIEKLVTRIVPRMKQGGRIFYMGAGTSGRLGVLDASEIPPTFGMPPTLIIGLIAGGDTALRNPVENAEDDIHRGWEELTEHNVTDKDTVIGIAASGTTPYVIGAMHEAREHGILTGCITSNPGSPMAAEADVPIEMIVGPEYVTGSSRMKSGTGQKMILNMITTSVMIQLGRVKGNKMVNMQLSNKKLIDRGTRMIVEELGLDYGKSKALLLMHGSVKKAVDAYREKTV; the protein is encoded by the coding sequence ATGGCATTCGTAAAAATCTCAGAGCAAGCTTCGCTCTACAATGACTTGGAAAAGAAGTCGGTACGTGAAATTTTAGAAGACATCAACACGGAAGACCGGAAAGTGGCACTTGCCGTACAGAAGGCGATTCCCCAGATAGAGAAGTTAGTGACACGGATTGTACCCCGCATGAAGCAGGGAGGACGCATCTTCTACATGGGCGCCGGCACAAGCGGACGCCTCGGAGTGCTCGACGCTTCGGAAATCCCCCCCACATTCGGCATGCCCCCCACACTGATCATCGGTCTGATTGCCGGCGGCGATACAGCCTTGCGCAATCCTGTGGAAAATGCGGAAGACGACATTCACCGCGGTTGGGAAGAACTGACGGAACACAACGTTACGGACAAAGATACCGTGATCGGCATTGCGGCCTCCGGCACGACCCCCTACGTGATCGGAGCCATGCATGAGGCGCGCGAACACGGCATCCTGACCGGCTGCATCACCAGCAACCCCGGCTCTCCGATGGCCGCCGAAGCCGATGTTCCCATCGAGATGATCGTGGGGCCGGAATACGTGACAGGCAGCTCACGCATGAAGTCGGGCACTGGGCAGAAAATGATTCTGAACATGATCACCACCTCTGTCATGATACAGTTGGGGCGCGTAAAAGGCAACAAAATGGTGAACATGCAACTCAGCAACAAAAAGCTGATAGACCGCGGCACGCGCATGATCGTAGAAGAGCTCGGCCTGGACTACGGCAAGTCCAAAGCACTGCTGCTGATGCATGGGTCGGTGAAGAAGGCGGTGGATGCCTACCGGGAAAAAACGGTATAG
- a CDS encoding serine hydrolase: MKTFSFFLFLLLGLHTATAQPLQRVAPEQAGMDSRKLMYADEAIETAIAHKDIPGAVLAVVRGGKMAYLKAYGNRRIYPDAEPMTTNTVFDMASCSKSMSTAICVLILAERGKLRMQDPVSLYIPGFRNWESEDGKDNKTIRIADLMTHTSGLPPYAPVAQLEKKYGSPAPEGLMEYIATCKRDFKPQTGFQYSCLNFITLQHIIEAVSGKSLRDFARENLFGVLGMAHTDYLPCKRGKDGRWTNTGPLPPKDTAPTEKQPDGQVLCGQVHDPLARILNGGISGNAGVFSCAEDIAILCAALQNGGEWNGHRILSPLTVKAMRTVPRATATLGRTLGWDCFTAYASNNGDFFGPGTYSHTGYTGTSIVIDPDNDTSVILLTNAVHPADGHSVVRLRSLVANAVAASICPAARTYTDHYYERFLRFMDEPAITPKDIVMLGNSLTEGGGDWGERLGKKNVRNRGIIGDEVSGVCDRLHQILPGHPAKLFLLIGVNDVSHGLTADSIADMIGTAVERIRKESPETKLCLQSLLPINESFGRYKRLEGKTAMIPEINSRLEVLAKEKNITYINLFPLFTEKGTDILRADLTTDGLHLNEKGYGIWVKALKREL; encoded by the coding sequence ATGAAAACATTTTCTTTTTTCCTTTTTCTTCTCCTCGGCCTTCATACCGCCACCGCCCAGCCTTTGCAGCGTGTGGCTCCCGAACAGGCGGGAATGGATTCACGCAAGCTGATGTACGCCGACGAAGCCATTGAAACGGCCATTGCCCACAAAGACATCCCCGGCGCTGTGCTTGCCGTGGTGCGGGGCGGCAAGATGGCTTACCTGAAAGCTTACGGCAACAGGCGCATTTATCCTGACGCGGAGCCCATGACCACAAATACCGTATTCGACATGGCCTCGTGCAGCAAATCAATGAGTACCGCCATCTGTGTCCTGATTCTGGCCGAACGGGGGAAGCTGCGCATGCAGGACCCCGTCAGCCTCTACATACCCGGTTTCAGGAACTGGGAAAGCGAAGACGGCAAGGACAACAAGACGATCCGCATCGCCGACCTGATGACGCACACCTCCGGGCTTCCTCCTTATGCCCCTGTCGCCCAATTGGAGAAAAAATACGGTTCACCCGCCCCCGAAGGGCTGATGGAATACATCGCCACCTGCAAACGCGACTTCAAGCCGCAGACCGGCTTCCAATACAGTTGCCTCAACTTTATCACCTTGCAGCATATCATAGAGGCGGTAAGCGGAAAATCATTGCGTGATTTCGCCCGCGAAAACCTGTTCGGCGTATTGGGCATGGCACACACTGACTACCTGCCTTGCAAGCGCGGCAAAGACGGCAGATGGACAAACACCGGCCCGCTGCCGCCGAAAGACACAGCCCCCACCGAGAAGCAACCGGACGGGCAGGTGCTCTGCGGACAGGTGCACGATCCGCTTGCACGCATCCTGAACGGAGGTATCAGCGGCAACGCCGGCGTATTTTCTTGTGCAGAAGACATTGCCATTCTATGCGCCGCCCTGCAGAACGGAGGGGAATGGAACGGACACCGCATACTGAGCCCACTCACCGTAAAGGCGATGCGCACTGTACCCCGCGCCACAGCCACTTTGGGACGTACCCTCGGCTGGGACTGCTTCACGGCCTATGCCTCCAACAACGGAGACTTTTTCGGCCCCGGCACTTACAGCCACACGGGATATACGGGCACTTCCATCGTCATCGACCCGGACAACGACACCTCCGTGATACTGCTGACCAATGCGGTGCATCCCGCAGACGGGCACAGCGTGGTGCGTCTGCGCTCATTGGTGGCCAATGCAGTGGCGGCCTCCATCTGTCCCGCCGCACGCACATATACAGACCACTACTACGAGCGCTTTCTCCGGTTCATGGACGAACCTGCCATCACTCCGAAAGACATCGTAATGCTTGGCAACAGCCTGACCGAAGGGGGTGGAGACTGGGGCGAACGCCTTGGAAAGAAGAATGTGCGCAACCGTGGAATCATCGGCGATGAAGTGTCCGGAGTCTGTGACCGGCTGCATCAGATATTGCCCGGACACCCTGCAAAACTGTTCCTGCTTATCGGTGTCAACGACGTTTCACACGGCCTTACGGCAGACAGCATAGCAGACATGATCGGCACGGCGGTGGAGCGTATCCGCAAAGAATCTCCCGAAACAAAGCTCTGCCTGCAAAGCCTGCTGCCCATCAACGAGAGTTTCGGGCGCTACAAGAGGCTTGAGGGAAAGACAGCCATGATACCGGAAATCAATTCCCGGCTGGAGGTACTGGCCAAGGAGAAGAATATCACCTATATCAATCTTTTCCCCCTTTTCACAGAGAAGGGAACCGACATATTGCGTGCAGACCTCACAACCGACGGATTGCACCTGAATGAGAAAGGTTACGGAATTTGGGTAAAGGCGCTGAAAAGGGAACTGTAA
- a CDS encoding FKBP-type peptidyl-prolyl cis-trans isomerase, whose protein sequence is MKRPSLLFLPLLLLAAGMLVSCDEVTEATKYDNWQERNEAFIDSIKAKTGDSYVATPDAADAMELDKLYAIQIPTGGTTAGSQYVYCRKLVKNAQGERPLYTGYHSTVKAHYYGTLINGDRFDGTFEGYGAPDARIPLDALKEPTSFESPATFAVSGVIAGWTWPLQYMRRGERWMLYIPWQSGYGASGNSSILGYSALTFDLMLTGVE, encoded by the coding sequence ATGAAAAGACCATCCCTATTGTTTTTGCCTCTCTTGCTGCTTGCGGCAGGTATGCTTGTATCTTGCGACGAAGTGACGGAGGCAACCAAATATGATAACTGGCAAGAACGCAACGAGGCTTTCATCGACTCGATAAAGGCGAAGACCGGTGACAGCTATGTGGCCACGCCGGATGCGGCCGATGCGATGGAACTTGATAAACTGTATGCCATACAGATACCTACGGGCGGAACCACCGCTGGCTCCCAATATGTGTATTGCAGGAAGCTTGTGAAGAATGCGCAGGGTGAACGCCCGTTATACACCGGATATCATTCGACGGTCAAGGCGCATTACTACGGTACGTTGATCAACGGCGACAGGTTTGACGGCACTTTCGAGGGATACGGCGCTCCGGATGCCCGGATTCCGCTGGATGCGCTGAAAGAGCCTACCTCTTTCGAGTCACCTGCCACCTTCGCCGTGTCGGGTGTCATTGCCGGATGGACGTGGCCTTTGCAGTACATGCGCCGGGGCGAGCGCTGGATGCTCTATATCCCTTGGCAAAGCGGGTATGGCGCAAGCGGAAACAGTTCTATCCTGGGATATTCGGCACTGACGTTTGACTTGATGCTGACCGGTGTTGAATAA
- a CDS encoding glycine--tRNA ligase has product MAQEDVFKKLVSHCKEYGFVFPSSDIYDGLGAVYDYGQMGVELKNNIKQYWWQSMVLLHENIVGIDSAIFMHPTIWKASGHVDAFNDPLIDNRDSKKRYRADVLIEDQLAKYDDKINKEVAKAAKKFGEAFDEAQFRSTNGRVLEHQAKRDALHERYSKALNENNLEELRQIIIDEEIACPVSGTKNWTEVRQFNLMFSTEMGSTSDGAMKIYLRPETAQGIFVNYLNVQKTGRMKIPFGIAQIGKAFRNEIVARQFIFRMREFEQMEMQFFVKPGTELEWFKTWKATRLKWHKALGFGDDHYRYHDHDKLAHYANAATDIEFLMPFGFKEVEGIHSRTNFDLSQHEKFSGKNIKYFDPETNESYTPFVIETSIGVDRMFLSIMSASYCEETLENGETRVVLKLPAALAPVKLAVMPLVKKDGLPEKAREIIDDLKFHFHCQYDEKDSIGKRYRRQDAIGTPYCVTVDHQTLEDNCVTLRNRDTMQQERVAISELNNIIADRVSITSLLKTLQ; this is encoded by the coding sequence ATGGCACAGGAAGACGTTTTTAAGAAACTCGTTTCACACTGCAAGGAATATGGTTTCGTATTTCCCTCCAGCGATATTTATGACGGATTGGGAGCTGTATATGACTACGGCCAGATGGGTGTGGAACTGAAAAATAACATCAAACAATACTGGTGGCAAAGCATGGTGCTGCTGCACGAAAACATTGTGGGCATCGACTCCGCCATCTTCATGCACCCCACCATCTGGAAAGCCAGCGGGCATGTGGACGCTTTCAATGATCCCTTGATAGACAACCGCGACTCCAAGAAGCGTTATCGTGCCGATGTGTTGATAGAAGACCAGCTTGCCAAGTATGACGACAAGATAAACAAGGAAGTGGCCAAAGCCGCCAAGAAGTTCGGCGAGGCTTTCGACGAGGCGCAGTTCCGCAGCACCAACGGCCGCGTGCTCGAACACCAGGCCAAGCGTGACGCCCTGCACGAGCGTTACAGCAAGGCGCTGAACGAGAACAATCTGGAAGAACTCCGGCAGATCATCATCGACGAAGAAATAGCCTGCCCCGTCAGCGGAACCAAGAACTGGACGGAAGTGCGCCAGTTCAACCTGATGTTCTCTACCGAGATGGGCTCTACCAGCGACGGAGCCATGAAGATATACCTGCGTCCGGAGACGGCCCAAGGCATCTTTGTGAACTACCTCAACGTGCAGAAGACCGGCCGTATGAAGATACCTTTCGGCATTGCCCAGATAGGCAAGGCTTTCCGTAACGAAATCGTGGCGCGCCAGTTCATCTTCCGCATGCGCGAGTTCGAGCAGATGGAGATGCAGTTCTTCGTGAAACCGGGCACGGAGCTTGAATGGTTCAAGACCTGGAAGGCCACCCGCCTGAAGTGGCACAAGGCCTTGGGCTTCGGCGACGACCATTACCGCTATCACGACCACGACAAACTGGCGCACTACGCCAATGCCGCCACGGACATAGAGTTCCTGATGCCTTTCGGCTTCAAGGAGGTGGAAGGCATACACAGCCGTACCAACTTCGACCTGTCGCAGCACGAGAAGTTCTCCGGGAAGAACATCAAGTATTTTGACCCCGAAACCAACGAAAGCTATACGCCCTTCGTCATAGAGACCAGTATCGGCGTGGACCGCATGTTCCTCAGCATCATGTCCGCTTCCTACTGTGAAGAAACGCTGGAGAACGGCGAGACGCGTGTGGTGCTGAAGCTGCCCGCCGCGCTGGCCCCCGTGAAGCTGGCCGTCATGCCGCTGGTGAAGAAAGACGGACTGCCCGAAAAGGCGCGTGAAATCATCGACGACCTGAAGTTCCACTTCCACTGCCAATATGACGAAAAAGACTCCATCGGCAAGCGTTACCGCCGTCAGGATGCCATAGGCACTCCCTACTGCGTGACCGTGGATCATCAGACACTCGAAGACAACTGTGTGACCTTGCGCAACCGCGACACCATGCAGCAGGAGCGCGTGGCCATCTCCGAACTGAATAATATCATTGCAGACCGTGTCAGCATCACATCCTTGCTCAAGACACTGCAATGA
- a CDS encoding beta-galactosidase, with product MRMKFFYLLLMLLLPLGGMAQKKNQQTKNPFEIKDGHFYLNGKQTPILSGEMHYARIPHQYWRHRLQMMKGMGLNAVATYVFWNHHETEPGKWDFTGDKNLAEYIKTAGEEGMMVILRPGPYVCAEWEFGGYPWWLQNVPGMEIRRDNPQFLKHTEAYIQRLYKEVGHLQCTKGGPIVMVQCENEFGSYVAQRKDITLQEHRAYNAKIKQQLADAGFDVPLFTSDGSWLFEGGSTEGALPTANGETDIANLKKVVNQYHGGQGPYMVAEFYPGWLSHWAEPFPQVSASSVARTTESYLKNDVSFNVYMVHGGTNFGFTSGANYDKKRDIQPDLTSYDYDAPISEAGWVTPKYDSIRAVIKRYVKYPVPAAPAPMPVIEIPSIKLDKVTDMLAYTETTEPTVNDTPMTFEQLNQGYGYVLYTRHFNQPIGGTLQIDGLRDYAVVYIDGEKAGVLNRNTQTYSMEIDVPFNATLQILVENMGRINYGSEIVHNTKGIISPVTIGGKEITGGWNMYPLPMSKAPEAAKAGRNAYPNTSAQAGKLKGSPVAYEGTFTLNRTGDTFIDMEDWGKGIIFVNGINIGRYWQAGPQQTLYIPGVWLKKGENKIVIFEQLNEKPKTEVRTVKQPVLMKLK from the coding sequence ATGAGAATGAAATTCTTCTACCTGTTATTGATGCTCCTCCTGCCATTGGGAGGCATGGCGCAGAAAAAGAACCAGCAGACAAAAAATCCGTTTGAAATCAAGGACGGGCACTTCTACCTGAACGGGAAGCAGACCCCCATCCTCTCGGGCGAGATGCATTATGCCCGCATCCCGCACCAGTACTGGCGACACCGCCTGCAGATGATGAAAGGCATGGGACTGAACGCCGTGGCCACCTACGTATTCTGGAACCACCATGAAACCGAGCCCGGAAAGTGGGACTTCACCGGCGACAAGAATCTGGCCGAATACATCAAGACGGCCGGCGAAGAGGGCATGATGGTCATCCTGCGGCCGGGCCCCTACGTCTGCGCCGAGTGGGAGTTCGGCGGATATCCCTGGTGGCTGCAAAACGTGCCGGGAATGGAAATCAGGAGAGACAACCCCCAATTCCTGAAGCACACCGAAGCCTACATACAGCGGCTCTACAAAGAGGTGGGACATCTGCAGTGCACCAAAGGCGGCCCCATCGTCATGGTGCAGTGCGAAAATGAGTTCGGCTCCTACGTGGCCCAGCGCAAGGACATCACGCTGCAAGAGCACCGCGCCTACAACGCCAAGATAAAGCAACAACTGGCCGACGCAGGCTTCGACGTGCCCCTGTTCACCTCGGACGGAAGCTGGCTGTTCGAGGGAGGCAGCACGGAAGGCGCGCTGCCCACGGCCAACGGTGAGACGGACATCGCCAACCTGAAGAAAGTGGTGAACCAGTACCACGGCGGACAAGGCCCCTACATGGTGGCCGAATTCTATCCCGGCTGGCTGTCCCACTGGGCCGAACCGTTTCCGCAGGTGTCCGCCTCAAGCGTGGCCCGCACCACAGAATCTTATCTGAAGAACGACGTGTCGTTCAATGTTTACATGGTGCACGGCGGCACGAACTTCGGCTTCACCAGCGGCGCCAACTATGACAAGAAGCGCGACATACAGCCCGACCTGACAAGCTACGACTACGACGCCCCCATCAGCGAAGCCGGATGGGTGACACCGAAATACGACTCCATACGCGCCGTCATCAAGCGGTATGTGAAGTATCCCGTGCCCGCCGCCCCCGCCCCGATGCCTGTCATAGAGATACCGTCCATCAAGCTGGACAAAGTGACGGACATGCTTGCATACACCGAAACGACGGAACCGACGGTAAACGACACCCCGATGACCTTTGAGCAACTGAACCAGGGCTACGGATACGTGCTCTATACCCGCCACTTCAACCAGCCCATCGGCGGCACTTTGCAGATAGACGGACTGAGAGACTATGCAGTGGTATATATAGACGGTGAAAAGGCGGGAGTGCTGAACCGCAACACGCAGACCTACTCCATGGAGATAGACGTACCCTTCAACGCCACCCTGCAGATACTTGTGGAGAACATGGGACGCATCAACTACGGCAGCGAGATAGTGCACAACACGAAAGGCATCATCAGCCCCGTCACCATCGGCGGCAAGGAAATCACCGGCGGATGGAACATGTACCCGCTGCCCATGAGCAAAGCCCCCGAAGCGGCCAAGGCAGGGCGCAACGCATACCCCAACACCTCCGCACAGGCCGGCAAACTGAAAGGAAGCCCCGTGGCCTACGAAGGAACTTTCACCTTGAACCGGACCGGCGACACCTTCATCGACATGGAGGACTGGGGGAAAGGCATCATCTTCGTCAACGGCATCAACATAGGCCGCTACTGGCAGGCAGGCCCGCAGCAGACCCTCTACATACCGGGGGTATGGCTGAAGAAGGGCGAAAACAAAATCGTCATCTTCGAGCAACTGAACGAAAAACCGAAAACCGAAGTCAGAACGGTGAAGCAACCCGTACTGATGAAGCTGAAGTAA
- a CDS encoding fimbrillin family protein codes for MLKLQSSLKATCMAVAALTALSCSQEDLTGKAPIGNTTINASFETPGAGTRTSVKDNGDVVWNTNDTFGLFYTTTANTTPAVAQFTTTSADGSSTTASFTGTLDDGVTTSYAVYPYQAGMQLSGATVTTTLPKEFAYTEASNGPMYADASTYSNGISFKHLAGLLKLQISSAIGSTAKKFVITADKAIAGTATANLSTTDTEPVLAVADDTNNSKTITVTLSFTADRNPTTFFIPIPVGTYATLSAKLLGESDKELYTPKEWKDVTVTRAGMLTAAFGYIKIDAGIATGKGISDAISSALPTEAPATPITNEIAVPAKIDATASDATALQVPAVQNSNVTLSLEEIPTTTATKPLVLQESGTATTTPTAAVNTVTVAIPKVTEASTAPSITITMPKTTVELDANGTEGTTYNTIIAKTATNTLVVKAGVTVEKLIIAGGNVVIYGTVKELIRDTNNNATVEVASFDAADIEKVDTPANFKFTATWDGTSKTAKRESIYTAAQLAAYQSTDIPVSTTGIGLSATITTSPTLYADIDLNNRPWVGMVLDKNQTFNGGDHTISNILVTEHILSETSKYTPEACVGLFAASKLGSIIKGVKINGFKAEGAGANAKWSGALVGLSQGAAFTDCHVENVTIESESDNSYRIGGLIGFLRNESAVPTLTNCSAKNVKIKAGFCLAGLVGSIQKKGASFVNCKTEGITLAVNAKSAALNGAFSDTTFVAPYRYWAGYMSKFIGEVNIGSNTITIDSQCSVAGGNFTKTEEASFGYSDMAKYSYSKTADAATKAAAISNAPHYSLTSGNIFLPACVDGGKVTVAGSTLTDGKDYNLFTTIQSAGWDGTSKKQPSKIDNVYQIKTAAELAYFQSKAAPTETTAGNLPATLDAKAVLCNDINLANKPWLGMVLKDQTFDGQGHTIKNLNMSQYILDQQQTTFSPQACIGLFAAVYGASTVKGITLENVSIKPVGSPKWVGSLVGYSKGNTTYTDCIVKNADISAQGKTSIRVGGLIGYIEKSAADGDPSKVTLTGCEVNKASISASYSYGGLVGSMYDSATFTNCKTSGITLALNKDATAYRGYVSKFIGDIANIAVDYKREILINSCTTDDLTDAEKTALDFGKVISQQKSSYLSGTYVGGCKWCGLVEPVAGVVASTNFTIKVDGNTLKNGVDFNVCK; via the coding sequence ATGTTGAAACTACAAAGTTCTTTGAAAGCCACTTGCATGGCAGTGGCTGCCTTGACCGCACTGAGTTGCAGCCAAGAAGATTTAACCGGAAAAGCCCCAATCGGCAACACCACCATCAATGCTTCTTTCGAGACTCCGGGAGCCGGAACACGTACCTCGGTGAAAGATAACGGTGATGTAGTATGGAACACGAATGACACCTTCGGACTGTTCTACACAACTACTGCAAATACTACACCGGCGGTGGCACAATTCACCACCACCTCTGCCGACGGCTCAAGCACCACAGCATCGTTCACGGGAACTCTGGACGATGGTGTCACTACCTCTTACGCCGTATATCCTTATCAGGCAGGCATGCAGCTAAGCGGCGCTACCGTAACCACCACCCTGCCCAAAGAGTTTGCTTATACAGAGGCCAGCAACGGGCCGATGTATGCCGATGCCTCCACATACAGCAATGGCATCAGCTTCAAGCATCTGGCCGGACTGCTGAAACTGCAAATCAGCAGCGCTATCGGAAGTACAGCCAAGAAGTTCGTCATCACGGCAGACAAGGCTATTGCAGGCACTGCCACGGCAAACTTGAGTACCACTGACACGGAACCTGTTTTGGCAGTAGCTGATGATACAAATAACAGCAAGACCATCACTGTCACACTCAGCTTCACGGCAGACAGGAATCCCACTACATTCTTTATCCCTATCCCCGTAGGTACATACGCCACACTTTCCGCAAAACTGTTAGGTGAGAGCGATAAGGAACTTTACACTCCGAAAGAATGGAAGGACGTCACCGTTACCCGGGCAGGTATGCTCACCGCAGCCTTCGGCTACATAAAAATTGATGCCGGTATTGCAACAGGTAAAGGCATCAGTGATGCCATATCAAGCGCGCTACCTACTGAGGCTCCGGCAACTCCCATCACCAACGAGATAGCAGTACCCGCAAAGATTGACGCAACAGCCTCTGACGCTACTGCGCTACAAGTTCCGGCTGTACAGAATTCTAACGTAACGTTGTCTTTAGAAGAAATTCCCACAACAACAGCGACTAAGCCTTTGGTATTGCAGGAAAGCGGCACTGCAACAACAACTCCTACTGCTGCCGTCAACACCGTAACCGTAGCCATCCCCAAAGTAACAGAAGCAAGTACGGCTCCCAGCATCACCATCACCATGCCTAAGACAACCGTAGAACTGGATGCAAACGGAACGGAAGGTACTACCTATAATACCATCATTGCCAAGACAGCCACCAATACGCTGGTAGTAAAGGCAGGCGTTACCGTTGAGAAGCTGATCATTGCAGGCGGCAATGTGGTGATATACGGAACAGTGAAGGAACTGATACGTGACACCAACAATAATGCAACAGTAGAAGTGGCATCTTTCGATGCAGCAGATATTGAAAAGGTAGATACGCCCGCCAACTTCAAGTTCACCGCCACTTGGGACGGCACTTCAAAAACCGCCAAGCGTGAAAGTATCTATACCGCCGCACAATTGGCTGCTTACCAGTCCACGGACATTCCCGTCAGTACCACCGGCATAGGCTTGTCCGCCACCATCACCACTTCACCCACGCTCTACGCCGACATCGACCTTAACAACCGGCCCTGGGTAGGCATGGTTTTGGATAAAAACCAGACTTTCAATGGAGGCGATCATACCATCTCCAACATTCTGGTAACGGAACATATATTGAGCGAAACAAGCAAATACACCCCCGAAGCTTGTGTAGGATTGTTTGCAGCCAGCAAATTAGGTTCTATCATCAAAGGCGTTAAGATAAACGGTTTCAAGGCCGAAGGCGCAGGCGCCAATGCCAAATGGAGCGGCGCTTTGGTGGGACTCTCACAAGGAGCTGCCTTCACAGACTGCCATGTGGAGAATGTAACGATTGAAAGCGAATCGGACAATTCTTATCGCATAGGCGGCTTGATCGGTTTCTTAAGAAATGAAAGTGCTGTCCCTACACTGACCAATTGCAGCGCCAAAAACGTCAAAATCAAAGCCGGCTTCTGCCTGGCAGGTTTGGTAGGCTCCATCCAAAAGAAGGGCGCAAGCTTCGTCAACTGTAAAACAGAAGGCATCACCCTGGCCGTCAATGCGAAATCGGCCGCGCTGAACGGGGCGTTTTCCGACACAACTTTCGTTGCTCCTTACAGATATTGGGCAGGCTATATGTCGAAGTTCATCGGAGAAGTGAACATTGGCTCTAACACCATCACCATCGACAGCCAGTGCAGCGTAGCAGGCGGAAACTTCACCAAGACAGAAGAAGCGTCATTCGGGTACAGCGATATGGCAAAATACAGCTATTCCAAGACTGCCGATGCAGCCACTAAAGCCGCTGCCATAAGCAATGCACCACACTACTCACTGACAAGCGGCAACATCTTCCTGCCCGCCTGTGTGGACGGAGGTAAAGTCACAGTAGCCGGAAGCACATTAACAGACGGCAAAGACTACAACCTCTTTACCACCATACAGTCGGCCGGCTGGGATGGAACAAGCAAAAAACAGCCGAGCAAGATAGACAATGTATATCAGATAAAGACTGCCGCTGAACTGGCCTATTTCCAATCGAAAGCAGCTCCGACAGAGACAACAGCAGGCAATCTTCCGGCTACCTTAGATGCCAAAGCCGTGCTTTGCAACGACATCAACCTTGCCAATAAGCCTTGGCTGGGCATGGTGCTCAAAGACCAAACCTTCGACGGACAAGGACATACCATCAAGAACCTGAACATGAGTCAGTACATCTTGGACCAACAGCAGACCACATTCTCCCCGCAGGCCTGCATCGGACTGTTTGCCGCAGTATATGGAGCTTCCACCGTCAAAGGCATCACGCTGGAGAACGTATCCATCAAGCCGGTAGGTTCACCCAAATGGGTAGGCTCACTTGTGGGCTACTCAAAAGGCAATACAACCTACACCGACTGTATCGTCAAGAATGCCGATATATCGGCACAGGGGAAAACTTCCATCCGCGTCGGAGGATTGATTGGCTACATCGAGAAATCCGCCGCCGATGGCGACCCAAGCAAAGTAACCTTGACAGGATGCGAAGTGAACAAAGCTTCCATTTCCGCCTCTTACAGCTATGGCGGTTTGGTGGGTTCCATGTACGACAGCGCCACGTTCACCAATTGCAAAACATCAGGCATCACTCTGGCCCTGAACAAAGATGCAACAGCATACCGCGGCTATGTATCCAAGTTCATCGGTGACATTGCGAACATAGCCGTGGACTACAAGCGTGAAATCCTGATAAACAGTTGTACAACCGACGACTTGACCGATGCAGAAAAGACGGCACTGGATTTCGGCAAAGTCATCAGCCAGCAAAAATCCAGCTATCTCAGCGGAACCTACGTCGGGGGATGCAAATGGTGCGGCTTGGTAGAACCGGTTGCCGGAGTTGTAGCCAGCACAAACTTCACCATCAAGGTGGATGGAAATACTTTGAAAAACGGCGTTGACTTCAACGTCTGCAAGTAA